From the Deinococcus aetherius genome, the window CCCTTCTGGACCAACCTGGGGTTCGGGCTGGTTCCCGGCACGCAGATTCCGATTCCCCTCGTGGCCTTCGTGGTCCTCGCCGTCATCACCGCCGTGGCCCTGCACGCCACCCCGTTCGGGCGGTCGCTGTACGCCATCGGCGCGAACGAGGTCGCCGCGCGCTTCGCGGGGCTGCGGGTCGAACGGACCAAGCTGCTTTTGTTCATCCTCTCGGGCCTGATGAGCGCCTTCGCGGCGGTGGTGTACACCTTCCGCTTCTCCAGCGCCCGGGCGGACAACGCCGCCGGGCTCGAACTCTCCGTCATCGCGGCGGTGCTGCTGGGCGGCGTGAGCATCTTCGGCGGGCGGGGCAGCGTGGTCGGCGTGATCGCCGCCGTGTTCCTGATCGGAATCATCCAGAACGCGCTCACCCTCGCCGACGTGCCGAACGAGATTCTGACCATCGTCACCGGCCTCCTGCTGATCCTCTCGGTCCTCGGGCCGAACGTCGCCGCGCGCCTGCGGGCGGCCCGCCAGCGGCGGAGCAACCTTACCAGCCCGAAGGGAGGCGCGCCGTGAGCCCCTGACCTCGCCCGCGCACCGTCCACCCGCACCCCGCCCGCCCTTCCATCCACTCCCATTCACCCCGGAGGAACCCATGCACCACCGCAAGCTGATGCTCGCCGCCCTGACCCTGGCCCTGGGGGCCGCCGCCGCCCAGGGCACGATCAAGAAGGGCATCACCATCGCCTTCCTGCCCAAGCAGGTGAACAACCCCTACTTCACGACCGCGTGGAGGGGCGGTCAGGCCGCCATCAAGGAGTTCGCGGGCGTCGGCAAGCAGGTCGGCCCGTCGGACGCGGGCGCGAGCAGTCAGGTGAGCTACATCAACACCCTGCTCGCCCAGCGCCAGAACGCCATCGTGGTGTCCGCCAGCGACCAGAACGCGCTCGTGCCGTACCTGAAGCGCGCGATGCAGCAGGGCGTCAAGGTCGTGACCTACGACAGCGACGTGGCGGCGGGCGGGCGTAACCTCTTCGTCAGCCAGGCGAGCACGGACACCATCGGACGCGACCAGGTGAGGCTCCTCGCCAAGCAGATCGGGAACAAGGGCGAGATCGCCATCCTGTCCGCCACCCCGAACGCGACCAACCAGAACGCCTGGATCGCCGTGATGCAGGACGAGCTGAAAAAGCCCCAGTACAAGGACATAAAGCTCGTCAAGATCGCCTACGGCAACGACGACGACCAGAAGTCCTTTACCGAGATGCAGGGGCTGATGCAGGCCTACCCCAACCTCAGGGGCGTGATCTCCCCGACCACGGTGGGCATCAGCGCCGCCGCCCGCTACCTGTCGGGCAGCCCCTACAAGGGCAAGGTCGCGCTGACCGGGCTGGGCACCCCCAACCAGATGCGCGAGTTCGTGAAGAACGGGACCGTGCAGGGCTTCGCGCTGTGGAACCCGGAGGACCTCGGCTACCTCGCCTCCTACGCGGCGGCGGCCCTCGTGAGCGGGCAGATCGCGGGCAAGGAGGGCGAGAAGTTCGGCGCGGGCAAGCTCGGCCAGCGCACGGTCGGCAAGGACGGGGTGGTCATCCTGGGGCCGCTGACCGTGTTCGACAAGGGCAACATCGACAAGTTCAACTTCTGAACCCTCGCGCCCCCGCGCCCGCCGCCGTCCGGGAGTGGACGGCGGCGGCTTTCCTGCCCCCGGATGGGGAACGGGGGCCAGCGCGGCGGCACGGTCAGCCGGGCCACGAACGGCGGCGGCCCGGAGGGGTATCCCAGGGGGCCGGGAGGATGGGCCTCCCACGTACCGCCCCGACCCCTCCCCCCGAACGGAGCAAGGCCCCATGACCGTGAGCGAACCGCGTTACTCCCTCCTCGACCCCTTCCCCTGGTACGCGGCGATGCGCGAGCGTTCGCCCGTCGTGCGCGACCCCCAGAGCGGCATGTGGCTGGTCTTCCGCTACGCGGACGTGCAGCGCGTCCTGTCCGACTGGAAGAACTTCTCCTCCGAGCGGGGCCGCCCGCGCGGCGGGAATCCCGAGAGCGCGCTCTCGTCGAGCATCATCTCCACCGACCCGCCGAGGCACCGCGCCCTGCGGGCCCTGGTGGAGCAGGCCTTCACCCCGAGACAGGTGCGGGCGCTGGAGCCCCGCATCGCGGAGCTGGTGGACGAACTCCTGGGCAAGGTCGAGCGGACGGGCCGGATGGATTTCGTCCTCGACCTCGCCTATCCGCTTCCCGTCATCGTGATCGCGGAGATTCTGGGCATCCCCGCCTCCGACCGGGACGCCTTCAAACGCTGGTCGGACGCAGTGGTCACGGGCGACATGAGCGGCAGCCGCGAGATGGCGGCCTATTTCGGGCGGCTGATCGAGCGGCGGCGCGCCGACCCCGGCGAGGACCTGATCAGCGGACTGATCGCCGCGCAGGTCGAGGGCGAGCATCTCAGCACCCAGGAGTTGCTGGGCTTCTGCATCCTGCTCCTCGTGGCGGGGAACGAGACGACCACCAACCTCCTCGCCAACACCGTGCTGTGCTGGGAGGACGCGCCGGAGGCGTACGGGCGCGTCGTGGAGGACCAAAGTCTCCTTTCGACCACCATCGAGGAGTCCCTGCGTTTCCGCTCGCCGGTGCAGTCCATGTTCCGCGTGACGGCGCAGGAGGTGGACCTCGGCGGCCAGACGATCCCCGGGGGCAGCCCGGTCCTCGCCTGGATCGGTTCGGCCAACCGCGACGAGGGGCAGTTCGGGGACGCGGCCACCTTCGACCCTGCCCGCACCCAGGGCCGTCACCTCGCCTTCGGGCACGGGGTCCACTTCTGCCTGGGCGCCCCGCTCGCCCGGCTGGAGGCGAGCGTCGCGCTCTCCGCCGTGCTGGACCGCCTGCCGAACCTGCGGGTGGCGCCCGGCACCGTGCTCGACCCCATCCCCAGCCAGATCGTCTCGGGGGTCAAAAGGCTGCCGGTGACCTTCGGGTAGTCAGCCCGTCCGGTAGAGTTCCGCCGCGTTGTCGTGGAGGAGACGGCGGGCGGCCCAGCGCGCCTCCCCCGGGGAGAGGTCGCCCGCCTCCACCGTCTCCCCGAGGGCGCGGGTCAGGGTGGTTCGCCCCGCGCGGGCGGCGAGCCAGTACATCTCGGGCGTTCGCTGGGCGTCGGTGCTGAACAGCACCTTGGTCACAGGCGTGAGGTGCAGGCTCTCGTGCCAGGCGGTCACCATCCCGTGCGTGCTCGTGTAGGGGATGGTGAGCCCCACGTCCAGCCACGCCCCCGGGTACACGCTGGCGAGGTAGCCCGCCTCGCGGACGAATGGATAGCAGTGCAGCATGACGACGTTCAGGCCGCGCAACTCCGGGTCTTCGAGCAGGGCGCGCAGGTGCAGCGGGTTGGCGAGGCGCAGGTCGAGGTCGGGGTCGCCGTAGCCGGTGTGGAACTGGACGGGCAGGCCGTGCCGCAGCCCGGCGCGCAGGGCCGCGTGCAGCGTGGCGTCGAGGAGGGCCTTGCGGTTGAGGCGGGGCGTCCTGTCCGGCGGCGTCTCGCGCAGCAGGGCGTCGAGATCGCGCTGCACGTCGGGCCATTCCGGGCGTTTAACATCGAGCCCCGTGCGGTAGGCGGCGATGCTCTTGAGGGCGACGAGCCCCGGGGCCAGGGCGTCGAAGTGGGCCTCCACGCGCTTCAGGTAAGCCCTCGCGTCCGGCACCTCCCGCAGCAGCCCGGCGGCCTCGGTCTCGATGCGGGCGACCCGGCGGGTGGGAAGCAGGGTGTTCATCTGCCCCACCGTCAGCAGCCGATCCGGCCAGATGCCGTCGTCCATCAGCAGGAGGGTGATCCCAGTTTCCCGCATGAGCCGGGCGCAGAGGGCCGGGTAGTCCTGCGCCTGCCGCGCCTCACGCACGGCGTCCGGGGTGGGGTCGCAGCCGTACAACTCGGCGAGTTGCCGGATGGACCGGCGGAAGTACAGGTTGTGCGGGACGTGCCGGGCGAGGATGTCCGGGTCGGCGGACTCGGTGAAGTAAGGCTCGATGGGCTCCGCGCGCCACGGCGCCTCGGGAAACAGGCCGTGCGCGTGGTGATCGAGGATAGGGAGGCTGGCGACGTGCTCGCCCAGCGAGTCGGAGGGCATCAATACCGCTCCGCGAGGAGTTCGAGTTCCTCCCCGGGGGAGAGGGGGCTCAGCGCCTCGTGCTCCAGCCGCTTGACCGCCACGTAGGCCCGCAGCCGCGCTTCCCCGAAGGCGGCCCGCACTGCCCCGTCCGCCTCCAGCGCGTCCAGGCTCTCACTCAACGACGCGGGCAGAGGAAACATCCGGGCCGCCGCGCGCTCGGCCTCGCTCAGGAGGGCGGGGTCCACCGTCGCCTCGGGGGGCAGGGACAGGCCGCGCTCCAGGCCGTCGAGCCCCGCCGCCACCACGGCGCCGAGCGCGAGGTAGGGGTTCGCCGTGCCGTCCGCCGCCTTCACCTCGAAACGGGTGACCTGTCCTCCCTGGCGGGTCACCCGCAGGGCGGCCTCCCGGTTGCCCACCCCCCAGGCGCAGTACGCGCCCGCCCAGAAGTGGGGCTTCAAGCGGCGGTAGCCGCCCGGCAGCGGCACGGTCACGGCGGTCAGGGCCGGAAGGTGCACGAGGACGCCCGCCAGGAAGGCGCGGCCCTCGGGGCTCAGGCCGTCCGGGTCGTCCGGGTCCCCCAGCGCGTCCCCGCCCTCGGCGTCCCGCAGCCCCAGGTTGATGTGACACCCGCTTCCCGCCGCCCCCTCGGTGACCTTGGCGAGGAAACAGGCGACGAGGCCGTGCCTGTGCGCCGCCGCGCGGGCCGCCTCCCGGAAGAGAATCTGCCCGTCGGCGGCGTCCACCCCGACCCGGTAGCGCACGGTGAGTTCGATCTGGCCGGGGGCGCTCTCCGGGTAGAGGTGCTCCGGGGTCAGGCCCAGCTCCGTCAGGGCGGCGGTGAGGTCGTGCAGGAACGGGAGGTGCGCGTTGAAGGCCCCGGTCTGCGCGTACACGGTGCGGTCGGCGGGAACGAGGCGCCCCTCCGGGTCCCGGCGCAGCAGAAAGAACTCGTTCTCGAAGGCGGCGGTGAGGGTCAGGCCGTAGGCCTCCAGGCGGCCGAGTTGCCCTCGCAGGAAGTCGCGGGGGCAGTGTTCCCAGGCCCGGCCGTCCTCGCCGCGCAGGTCGCCCAGCACGAGGGCGTGCCCCGGCAGCAGGGCGGTCGTCCGCAGGGTGGTCCCGTCGGGCACGAGGCGCACCTCGCCGACCGGACTCAGGCCGCTGCCCGGCGCGAGCGCGTCGAACATCACGGGCAGGGCCATCTGCGCGGCGGCGAGGCCGATCCCGCCGGGCAGCCCCGCGTCGGGGTCCATCAACCCGACGTGTGCGGCCTTGGCGCGGATCACGTTCGCGTTGTCGCACCAGTGGACCCGCACCCACTGGACGCCCCCGGGGGCGAGGTCGGGCCAGTCGAGGTCGCGCACTCACACCTCCAGCGCCGCGCCCCGCCGCAGCACCCGGGTCAGGACGAGGTAGTAGACGATCCCGACCGCCAGCCAGCCCAGGCCGAGCAGCTTGGTCTCCGTGTTCATGGTGTACAGCACGTAGGCGATGATGACGAACCCGATACCGGGCAGCAGCAGGTGGCTGAAGTAATTCCGCGAGCCCCGCCGCACGAGGAAGTGGTAGATGACCGAGGCGTGCAGGAACAGGAAGCCCGTCAGCGCCCCGAAGTTCACGAGGTTCGTCAGCCGGGCCACGTCGTCGATAAAGGCCAGCGCGACGACGAGCGAGACGAGCACCACGATGAGGATGCTGACGTACGGCGTCTTGAAGGTCGGGTGGACCCGCGCGAGCGGCGCGGGAAGCTGGCGGTCGCGCGCCATCGCGTACAGGATGCGGCTGATCGCGGCCTGCGAGACGAGCGAGTTCGCGACTCCCCACGCGAGCGCGGTCGCCCCGGCCGTGAGCAGGGACAGCCAGCCCCCGCCCGCCACCGCCGCCGCCTCGTAAAAGGCCGTGTCGGGCGACTTGAAGGTCAGCCCCCGGCTCAGGTCGGCGGCCACCCAGGTTTGCAGGATGAAGAGGCCGCCCATCAGGAAGAGCGCGGCGAGCGTGGCGCGGCCCACCGTGTTCCGGCGGCGGTCTTTCACCTCCTCGCTGAGGGTGCTGATCGCGTCGAAGCCCAGAAAGCTCAGCGCGGCGACCGAGACGGCGGCCCCGACGAGCGCGGGCGTGACCACCCCCGGCTGGTACAGCGGCGCGAGCGTGAGGCGCCCGGCCCCCGCCCCGCTGTACAGGGCGATCAGCCCGACCAGCAGGAAGGCGAACAGCACCGTCAGCTCCAGCACCAGAAAGACCCGGTTGGTGCGGGCCGTCAGCTCCACCCCGCGCAGGTTGATGGCGGCCCCGATCAGGAGGAAGCCGACCACCCACGCCGCCCGGGGCACGCCGGGAAAGAGGGGCGAGAGGGCCGCCGCGCTCACGACGTACAGCAGGGCGGGAATCAGGATGTAGTCGAGCAGGATTAGCCACCCCGCGAAGAAGCCCGCCGCCTGCCCGATTCCGCGCTGGGCGTAGGCGTACACCGAGCCGCTCACCGGGAAGTCGCGCGACATCGCCCGGTAGCTCATCGCCGTGAAGAACATGGCGACCATGCCGATCAGGTAGGCGAGCGCCACCATCCCCTTGCTCGCGCCGAACACGTACCCGAAGATGCCGAAGGGGGCAATCGGCACCATGAAGATCATCCCGTAGACGAGCAGGTCCCAGAAGGACAGCGCCCGCCGGAGTTCCTGCCGGTACCCGAACTCCTCGACGCCCACCCGCTCGTCGGCCGGGAGGGGCGCCCCGCCCACGCCCTCGGTGCTCACGGCGTCCCCCAGATCGGCTCCACCCCGAGCTGCGCCAGAAGGTCCAGCCCCAGCTCGAAGCGGCAGGTCTTGAGGGGGTCCACGACCTGGCTGATCTGGAGGTTCCCGGCGGCGCTCAGCAGGCCGATGGCGTCCGCCCGGGAGAGGCCCGCCTCGGCCTGGAGGAACGCGCTCATATGCTTCGTCGCCAGGGTGGCGGCCTCGTCGAGCGTCAGGGCGCTGGCGACCGTGTAGAGGTGGGTGGCCGTCTGCACCATCGGCAGGGGCCAGGGGCAGGCGGGGACGACGCTTACCCGCAGGGTCACCTCGCCGGGCACCTCCAGCCCGCAGACGCTGACCTCGCCGTCACCCATCCCCGCGTGCAGGTCGCCGAGGGCCAGCAGGGCGCCCTCCACGTTCACCGGCAGGAAGAGGGTGCTCCCCGCCCGGATGACGGTGGTGTCCATGTTGCCGCCGTGGGGGCCGGGGGTGCCGTTGGGGACGGGCGTGTCTGCCGGAGCGGTTCCGATCACGCCGATCATCGGGCGTAGGGGCAGCCTCACCCCGCTCACGGTCACCTGCCCGTCCTCGACCGGGAAGACGCGGACGGTGGGGCGGTCGAGCGCGTCGCCCTCCACGCCGAGCCCCGGGCCCGTCACCATCACCGCCTGGGGACCGACCCGGATGTCGAGGATTTCGATGGCGAGGGCGTCGCCGGGCCGCGCGCCCTCCACGTAGACCGGGCCGGTCGCGGGGTTGATGCGGTTCCAGTCGAGCGCGGTGAACTCGGCCCCGGCGTCCTGAATCTGGTCCTCGAAGCAGTCGCGCGTCTGGAAGACCAGCAGACTGCCGCCCGGCACGCGCAGGGCGGGCGGGTTGGCGGGGTCCATCGCGTAGACGAGGTGGTCGCGTGGCACGGTATACGTCGTCATCCGTCTCTCCTGTCTGTGTAGAGGGAAAGGGGTGGGCCGCCGGGGTCTGCGCCGCAATATCCGCGCTCCGAATTTCGATGCGCCCTTATAGCACGTCTGCCGCGATGGAGGCCGCCTCCCGGGACCCCTGGCCCGACCTCTTCCCCGTTCATTTTTGAACTACCGATAATACCTCTTAAACCAAGAACAAACGGGGGAGAGCGGGCGGGAGCTTCGGGTATCCTGGCGACGGAGGCGAGGATGGCGACGAGGCGAGGGGGCAAGCGCGGGGGTCGAGGGCGGGGCGTGGGCGTGCCCGGGAGAAAGGGCCAGCGGCCGGACGAGCCCAGCCGTTCACCCGCGCCGAGCGAGAGTCTGGTGGGGGCCTTCGACGCCCTCGCCACGGTCGATGCCGACTTTCTCCCCGAGGGACGGCAGCAGGGCGAGGGGCAGGAGCGTGAGGCATTCTGAGTCGGCGGCGCGCGGCGGCGGGTCCCGGACCCGCCCGTGAGGAACTGGAGCCGGAGGTGTCGCTCGTTCCCCGGACCGACGCCACCGCCCCCGATCCCATCGGGCTCGTCCTCGACTCGGTCACCTCGCCGCTCACGAAGAAGGCCTACGGCAAGGCGCTCACCGACTTCCTCGCGTGGTGGGAGGCGCAGGGGCGCCCGCCGCTCTCGAAGGCGGTGGTTCAGCGGTACGTCGCGCTGCTGGTGGAGCGGGGGCTCTCGCCGTCGAGCGTGAACGTGCGGCTCGCGGCCATCCGCAAGCTCGTGCGCGAGGCGGCGGACAACGGGCTGCTGGGCGCCTTCGAGGCGGAGGCCATCGCGCGGGTGAAGGGGATCAAACGCCAGGGCCGTCGCTCGGGGACGTGGCTCAGTAAGAGCCAGGCACAGGAACTGCTGCTCGCCCCCGACGTGACGACCCTGCGCGGGCTGCGCGACCGGGCGCTGCTCGCCGTGCTGCTGGGGTGCGGGCTGCGGCGCTCGGAACTCGTGGGGTTGACCTTCGCCCACCTCGCGCGGCGCGAGGGGCGCTGGGTGGTGCTCGACCTGACGGGCAAGCACGAGCGCACCCGCACGGTGCCGATGCCGGGCTGGTGCAAGGCCGCCGTGGACGCCTGGACGCGGGCGGCCGGGCTCTCGACCGGGCACGTCTTCCGGCCGACCGCGCCGCGCGGGGAGAAGGTGCTCGCCCGCCAGCGGCTCTCGCACGAGGCCGTGGCGCTGATCGTGCGCAAGTACGGCCGCCTCCTCGGGCACGCGGACCTCACGCCCGAGGACCTGGAGGGGATCAGGCTCGCGCCCCACGACCTGCGGCGGACCTTCGCCAAGCTCGCGCACCGGGGGGGCGCCCCCATCGACCAGATTCAGCTCTCGCTGGGGCACGCGAGCGTCCAGACCACCGAGGTCTACCTGGGGGTCGAGCAGGATCTCGGCGAGGCGCCGGGGGACGTGCTGGGGCTGTCACTCAGGAGGGAGTGAGGGGCGGGTGGGAGAACCGGGGCGTCTCCCCCATTACCCCGCCCGCCGCGCGACGACCTTGAGGCCGACGACGCTGCCGGGCTGGGCCTCGCGCAGCAGCTCGGTAACCTCCCAGACCTCCTCGGCGGGGTCCTGCCAGCGCCAGAGAACCCGGTCGCCGACCCGCACCTGCCACCCGGCCCCGACGGTGATCGTGGCGAAGTGGGGGTCGTCGTGGAGCTTGCGGTGGGCGGCCTGTGGGGGCGGAGCGATTCCCGGCATGGTGGGGTCAGCCTAGGCCCGGGCCTGTCACCGCCGTGTCACATGCGGGGGCTCCCAGGCCCGCGCCCCGCCCGCCGGTCAGGCCGTCCCTGGCCCGCGCGGCTCGAAAGTCGCCCGCAGCCCGTGCCGGGGGCGCAGGGTGATCGCCGCCTCGATCTCGACCGGCGGCTCGGGCAGGACGCGCACCGCGTGGCGGCTGGCAATCGTCGCCAGGAGCAGCGGCGCCTCCATCCGGGCGAAGTTCTCGCCGATACACACGCGCGGGCCGCCGCCGAAGGGGAAAAAGGCGTAACGGGGATTGTGCTTCTCCAGGTCGCCCGCCCAGCGCTCGGGCTGGAACTCCTCCGGCACGTCGTACCACCGGGGGTCATGGTGGACGACCCACTGGCTCATGATCAGGGCGGTGCCCGCCGGGATGAAGAAGCCGCCGAGTTCCATGTCGGTCTTCGCACGGCGGCCCACCGTCCAGACGGGAGGAATCACCCGCATCGCCTCCTGGATGACCCGGTTCGTGTACGTCAGGCGGGGCAGGTCGGCCAGGGTGGGCACCCTCCCGCCGAGTTCGCGGCCCAGTTCCTCGTGCAGTCTCTTCTCGGCCTCGGGGTGGCGGGAGAGCAGCCACCACGCCCAGGTCAGGGTGTTGGCGGTCGTCTCGTGCCCGGCCATGATCAGGTTCTTGGCCTCGTCGAGGAGTTGCTGATCCGTCATCCCGCGCCGCTCGTCGTCCTGGGCGGCGAGCAGGGTCGAGAGGAGGTCGCCCCGGTCCTCCCCGCCCTGGGCCCGGCGCTCGCGGATGATGTCGGCGACGAAGCGGTCGATGCGCGAGGTGGCGTCCTGGAAGGCGGCGAAGGCCCCGGGGTTCTCCTCGCCCCCCCGCAGCGCGGTTCTGAGCACCACGTCCGCCTCGAACATGTCGTTCATCGCCCGCTCGAAGGGCTCGGCGCGCTCGCCCATCTCCAGGTCGAAGAGCGTCTTCGTGATGATGTCGAGGGTGAGGTGCATCATGTCCGAGTGCACGTCGCGCGTCTCACCGGGCCGCACGCCCTCCACGTACCTCCGCGCCGCGTCCACCATCACGGCCCCGTACGCCTGGATGCGCTCGCGGTGGAAGGCGGGCTGCACCATCCGGCGCTGCCGCAGCCAGAAGTCGCCCTCGCTGGTCACCAGGCCGTTGCCGAAGAGCAGCGTGTTGATGGGGACGTTCTGGTAGCCCTTGTCGAAGAGCCGCCCGGTCTGGACGTGGATGAACTCGATAAGTTTGGGGTCGCTCACCAGGCACATCGGGGCGCCCTGCTCGGTCCTGCCGATCAGCACCATGTCGCCGTACGCCCGGGCGAGCACGGGGAGGGTGTCGAGCGGACTCGCGGCCCCCTCGTCCCCGGGTCGGGCCTCGGGCCGGGGCGGGAGCGGCAGGGTGTGCGGGGCGGGGTGGGGCTGGGTCATGGGGCACCTCCGGGCGGCCGGGACCGCACGCCGCCTGACAGGGCCCAGTATCCGAGCCTTTGCTCGCGTTTGCAAGCGGGGCGGGAGGGCTCGGGTCGTGGGGGACGCTCCCGGTGCACGCCGGTCACGTACGGCGACGGGCACGAGCGGGGTACTCCCGGTTCCGGCTTCTGCGCCGACCTCACCATTCGGAGGGACGACCCGCTCCACACTGAGCCTCAAGACCTGCCGGAAATTCCGGTGCGTGGCGCCCTGCTGGCCCGGCCGGGCGTCCGCAGAAAGCGAGTGAGGATGACCACACTGCTCAATGATCCGGTGACCCGCAGCCGCGCGTACTTCGACAGCGAGTGGCGCTCCACCCCCAGGACCTTTTCAGTGATCCACCCCGGCACCCTGGAGAGCATCGGCGCGGTCGCCGACTGCACCCCCGAGGATGCCCGCCGCGCCATCGACGCCGCCGAGGTCGCGCTGAGGGAGTGGCGCCGGGTCAACCCGTACCAGCGCGGCAAGATCCTGCGCCGCTGGCACGACCTGATGTTCGAGCACAAGGAAGAACTCGCCCGCCTGATGACCCTGGAGATGGGCAAACCCATCACCGAGACGCGCGGCGAGGTCGGTTACGCGGCGAGCTTCGTGGAGTGGTGTGCGGAGGAGGCCGGGCGCGTCAGCGGCGAGCGGATCAGTATGCGCTTCGACCACAAGCGCGG encodes:
- a CDS encoding acetamidase/formamidase family protein; the protein is MTTYTVPRDHLVYAMDPANPPALRVPGGSLLVFQTRDCFEDQIQDAGAEFTALDWNRINPATGPVYVEGARPGDALAIEILDIRVGPQAVMVTGPGLGVEGDALDRPTVRVFPVEDGQVTVSGVRLPLRPMIGVIGTAPADTPVPNGTPGPHGGNMDTTVIRAGSTLFLPVNVEGALLALGDLHAGMGDGEVSVCGLEVPGEVTLRVSVVPACPWPLPMVQTATHLYTVASALTLDEAATLATKHMSAFLQAEAGLSRADAIGLLSAAGNLQISQVVDPLKTCRFELGLDLLAQLGVEPIWGTP
- a CDS encoding amidohydrolase family protein, with product MPSDSLGEHVASLPILDHHAHGLFPEAPWRAEPIEPYFTESADPDILARHVPHNLYFRRSIRQLAELYGCDPTPDAVREARQAQDYPALCARLMRETGITLLLMDDGIWPDRLLTVGQMNTLLPTRRVARIETEAAGLLREVPDARAYLKRVEAHFDALAPGLVALKSIAAYRTGLDVKRPEWPDVQRDLDALLRETPPDRTPRLNRKALLDATLHAALRAGLRHGLPVQFHTGYGDPDLDLRLANPLHLRALLEDPELRGLNVVMLHCYPFVREAGYLASVYPGAWLDVGLTIPYTSTHGMVTAWHESLHLTPVTKVLFSTDAQRTPEMYWLAARAGRTTLTRALGETVEAGDLSPGEARWAARRLLHDNAAELYRTG
- a CDS encoding tyrosine-type recombinase/integrase yields the protein MSLVPRTDATAPDPIGLVLDSVTSPLTKKAYGKALTDFLAWWEAQGRPPLSKAVVQRYVALLVERGLSPSSVNVRLAAIRKLVREAADNGLLGAFEAEAIARVKGIKRQGRRSGTWLSKSQAQELLLAPDVTTLRGLRDRALLAVLLGCGLRRSELVGLTFAHLARREGRWVVLDLTGKHERTRTVPMPGWCKAAVDAWTRAAGLSTGHVFRPTAPRGEKVLARQRLSHEAVALIVRKYGRLLGHADLTPEDLEGIRLAPHDLRRTFAKLAHRGGAPIDQIQLSLGHASVQTTEVYLGVEQDLGEAPGDVLGLSLRRE
- a CDS encoding cytochrome P450, translated to MTVSEPRYSLLDPFPWYAAMRERSPVVRDPQSGMWLVFRYADVQRVLSDWKNFSSERGRPRGGNPESALSSSIISTDPPRHRALRALVEQAFTPRQVRALEPRIAELVDELLGKVERTGRMDFVLDLAYPLPVIVIAEILGIPASDRDAFKRWSDAVVTGDMSGSREMAAYFGRLIERRRADPGEDLISGLIAAQVEGEHLSTQELLGFCILLLVAGNETTTNLLANTVLCWEDAPEAYGRVVEDQSLLSTTIEESLRFRSPVQSMFRVTAQEVDLGGQTIPGGSPVLAWIGSANRDEGQFGDAATFDPARTQGRHLAFGHGVHFCLGAPLARLEASVALSAVLDRLPNLRVAPGTVLDPIPSQIVSGVKRLPVTFG
- a CDS encoding APC family permease; the protein is MGVEEFGYRQELRRALSFWDLLVYGMIFMVPIAPFGIFGYVFGASKGMVALAYLIGMVAMFFTAMSYRAMSRDFPVSGSVYAYAQRGIGQAAGFFAGWLILLDYILIPALLYVVSAAALSPLFPGVPRAAWVVGFLLIGAAINLRGVELTARTNRVFLVLELTVLFAFLLVGLIALYSGAGAGRLTLAPLYQPGVVTPALVGAAVSVAALSFLGFDAISTLSEEVKDRRRNTVGRATLAALFLMGGLFILQTWVAADLSRGLTFKSPDTAFYEAAAVAGGGWLSLLTAGATALAWGVANSLVSQAAISRILYAMARDRQLPAPLARVHPTFKTPYVSILIVVLVSLVVALAFIDDVARLTNLVNFGALTGFLFLHASVIYHFLVRRGSRNYFSHLLLPGIGFVIIAYVLYTMNTETKLLGLGWLAVGIVYYLVLTRVLRRGAALEV
- a CDS encoding ABC transporter permease, producing the protein MSLPPSAPGRPARSPLGWDATIIALVVLALGLGSRLSDAFLTGANLSNLSANLVEVALISLTMTLIIIAAEIDLSVASTLGVCSALLGVLWAAHVPMGLAILLTLGLGALAGFFNGWLVTRLGLPSLAVTIGTLALYRGLAYALLGDRAVADFPPFWTNLGFGLVPGTQIPIPLVAFVVLAVITAVALHATPFGRSLYAIGANEVAARFAGLRVERTKLLLFILSGLMSAFAAVVYTFRFSSARADNAAGLELSVIAAVLLGGVSIFGGRGSVVGVIAAVFLIGIIQNALTLADVPNEILTIVTGLLLILSVLGPNVAARLRAARQRRSNLTSPKGGAP
- the rhaS gene encoding rhamnose ABC transporter substrate-binding protein; the encoded protein is MHHRKLMLAALTLALGAAAAQGTIKKGITIAFLPKQVNNPYFTTAWRGGQAAIKEFAGVGKQVGPSDAGASSQVSYINTLLAQRQNAIVVSASDQNALVPYLKRAMQQGVKVVTYDSDVAAGGRNLFVSQASTDTIGRDQVRLLAKQIGNKGEIAILSATPNATNQNAWIAVMQDELKKPQYKDIKLVKIAYGNDDDQKSFTEMQGLMQAYPNLRGVISPTTVGISAAARYLSGSPYKGKVALTGLGTPNQMREFVKNGTVQGFALWNPEDLGYLASYAAAALVSGQIAGKEGEKFGAGKLGQRTVGKDGVVILGPLTVFDKGNIDKFNF
- a CDS encoding glutamine synthetase family protein encodes the protein MRDLDWPDLAPGGVQWVRVHWCDNANVIRAKAAHVGLMDPDAGLPGGIGLAAAQMALPVMFDALAPGSGLSPVGEVRLVPDGTTLRTTALLPGHALVLGDLRGEDGRAWEHCPRDFLRGQLGRLEAYGLTLTAAFENEFFLLRRDPEGRLVPADRTVYAQTGAFNAHLPFLHDLTAALTELGLTPEHLYPESAPGQIELTVRYRVGVDAADGQILFREAARAAAHRHGLVACFLAKVTEGAAGSGCHINLGLRDAEGGDALGDPDDPDGLSPEGRAFLAGVLVHLPALTAVTVPLPGGYRRLKPHFWAGAYCAWGVGNREAALRVTRQGGQVTRFEVKAADGTANPYLALGAVVAAGLDGLERGLSLPPEATVDPALLSEAERAAARMFPLPASLSESLDALEADGAVRAAFGEARLRAYVAVKRLEHEALSPLSPGEELELLAERY
- a CDS encoding cytochrome P450, which gives rise to MTQPHPAPHTLPLPPRPEARPGDEGAASPLDTLPVLARAYGDMVLIGRTEQGAPMCLVSDPKLIEFIHVQTGRLFDKGYQNVPINTLLFGNGLVTSEGDFWLRQRRMVQPAFHRERIQAYGAVMVDAARRYVEGVRPGETRDVHSDMMHLTLDIITKTLFDLEMGERAEPFERAMNDMFEADVVLRTALRGGEENPGAFAAFQDATSRIDRFVADIIRERRAQGGEDRGDLLSTLLAAQDDERRGMTDQQLLDEAKNLIMAGHETTANTLTWAWWLLSRHPEAEKRLHEELGRELGGRVPTLADLPRLTYTNRVIQEAMRVIPPVWTVGRRAKTDMELGGFFIPAGTALIMSQWVVHHDPRWYDVPEEFQPERWAGDLEKHNPRYAFFPFGGGPRVCIGENFARMEAPLLLATIASRHAVRVLPEPPVEIEAAITLRPRHGLRATFEPRGPGTA